One genomic window of Gemmatimonadales bacterium includes the following:
- a CDS encoding efflux RND transporter permease subunit, whose product MSIAASALRRPVTTIAAVLAMVLLGAVSLGKLPVSLLPDVQLPVLTIRTAYPGAAPEEVSRFIAEQIEEAVAATPGLVELKSVSRTGEATTTLRFAWGTSMPTTVLQVRERLDNARGKLPERAERPTLLTSDPGERPIAVLGLTGSGDLRSIARTARDVHARRLEQLAGVASVAVAGEPEDEIRVEIDPERTRALGITPDDVASAVRSANPQAPGGTVRRGQFRFSLRALTEFQTVQEIASTPVGPTRSGITLRDVGSVSLGLADPTTITTLDSKPAVGLVVYKDAGANTVAVTRDIYRAIDLLREEFPDLQIRVVAAQAEFVNDALSNLTQEIFIGGALSLLVILLFLRDWRSSLTIGLMVPLSVMVALTLLQLMGVTINILSLGGLALGIGLLVDNAIVVAEVTNRHIERGLGRFEAARLGTEEVTGPLIAGTLTTLLVFGPIVFVEGLAAALFRDLSLSVVMSVGASLVLALTLMPVLLTRGKVPNAKAPRPSTGFLGAADRVGHRLEGLYEAGMRWSLQHPFAVIAISAVVTLSTIAVASRMPREILPRVDEGIAVAYLRLPEGTAIEETARQARRLEEAAMTLGSAGIYSRIGVATDEEVLAGADPGTSASAQLLLPVPDRMGAAAFAERLRQAVPDLAQGGLAIDLAGQSEFGSLIGREGRLVRVEVAGPRLDESARWADAIRAKLAGVASLADVRDAYAGTQPTIEVTLDRAQMARLGITASQVANTLAGGLGGVNSGDFRETDRRTPIRVRFTGSFNEDLQTALAIPIRGVPVGQLVSVKDIRAPIEVVRINQRPVSVVEAVAEEGGLNRATRDVRRALEGVDLPPGVDVTLGGAEAEQRRTTNQLMLVAVLSVALVFLVLAGEFASFTTPLVVLLTVPLAGAGGILLLWLTGQSINAVALIGIVVMIGMADNEAIVKLDAIGRFRELGHSIEEAIVLGGQQRLRAIAMTSITTIAGVLPLVFGWGAGGELYQPLAASVIGGSITALLVTFFLMPTVYAMVERRKLARAARAS is encoded by the coding sequence ATGTCGATTGCCGCCTCGGCCCTCAGACGGCCTGTCACGACCATTGCCGCCGTCCTGGCGATGGTGCTGCTTGGTGCGGTGTCGCTGGGCAAGCTTCCGGTCTCGCTGCTGCCGGACGTCCAGCTGCCGGTCCTGACGATCAGAACAGCCTATCCTGGCGCAGCGCCGGAAGAAGTCTCGCGTTTCATTGCAGAGCAGATCGAAGAGGCGGTCGCGGCCACGCCGGGACTGGTCGAGCTCAAATCAGTCAGCCGGACCGGCGAAGCGACGACCACGCTGCGCTTTGCGTGGGGCACCAGCATGCCAACCACGGTGCTTCAAGTGCGCGAACGGCTCGACAATGCGCGCGGCAAGCTGCCCGAACGCGCCGAGCGCCCCACCCTGCTGACCAGCGACCCCGGCGAGCGTCCGATTGCCGTGCTCGGCCTGACGGGCAGCGGCGATCTGCGCAGCATTGCCCGCACCGCGCGGGACGTGCATGCGCGCCGGCTGGAGCAACTGGCCGGGGTTGCCAGCGTGGCGGTGGCCGGCGAGCCCGAGGACGAGATCCGGGTCGAGATCGATCCGGAGCGCACCCGCGCGCTGGGCATCACGCCGGATGACGTTGCATCCGCCGTCCGCTCCGCCAATCCGCAGGCTCCGGGCGGTACGGTTCGTCGGGGGCAGTTCCGCTTCTCGCTGCGTGCGCTGACCGAGTTTCAGACCGTGCAGGAGATTGCCAGCACACCGGTAGGCCCGACTCGCAGTGGTATCACGCTCCGCGACGTCGGGTCCGTCTCGCTCGGCCTTGCCGACCCGACGACGATCACCACGCTCGACTCCAAGCCGGCCGTGGGCCTGGTGGTCTACAAGGACGCCGGCGCCAACACGGTGGCGGTGACTCGTGACATCTACCGCGCCATCGACCTCCTCCGCGAGGAGTTCCCTGACCTCCAGATCAGGGTGGTGGCTGCGCAAGCGGAGTTCGTCAACGACGCGCTCTCGAACCTGACCCAGGAGATCTTCATCGGCGGCGCGCTGTCCTTGCTGGTGATCCTGCTGTTCCTGCGTGACTGGCGCAGCTCGCTCACCATCGGGCTGATGGTGCCGCTCTCGGTCATGGTCGCCCTGACCCTGCTGCAGCTGATGGGCGTCACCATCAACATTCTCTCGCTGGGCGGACTGGCCCTCGGCATCGGGTTGCTGGTCGACAACGCCATCGTGGTAGCGGAGGTGACCAATCGGCATATCGAGAGGGGCTTGGGGCGCTTCGAAGCGGCCCGCCTCGGCACCGAGGAAGTCACCGGTCCGCTGATTGCAGGTACGCTCACCACACTGCTCGTCTTCGGTCCGATCGTGTTCGTCGAAGGGTTGGCAGCTGCGCTCTTTCGCGACCTCTCGCTCAGTGTCGTGATGTCCGTCGGCGCATCGCTCGTTCTGGCCCTGACCCTGATGCCCGTCCTGCTGACGCGCGGCAAAGTGCCAAACGCGAAGGCGCCGCGTCCGTCGACCGGTTTCCTCGGCGCCGCCGACCGGGTCGGCCATCGTCTCGAGGGGCTGTACGAGGCCGGGATGCGCTGGTCACTGCAGCACCCCTTCGCCGTGATCGCGATCTCGGCTGTGGTCACGCTGAGCACGATTGCGGTTGCGAGCCGGATGCCGAGAGAGATCCTGCCGCGGGTCGACGAGGGCATCGCGGTGGCCTACCTGCGTCTGCCCGAAGGCACCGCGATCGAGGAAACGGCCCGCCAGGCGCGCCGGCTCGAGGAGGCGGCCATGACTCTGGGGTCCGCAGGGATCTACAGCCGGATCGGCGTTGCCACGGACGAGGAAGTGCTGGCGGGCGCAGATCCTGGTACCTCCGCATCGGCGCAGCTGCTTCTGCCGGTACCGGACCGGATGGGTGCGGCCGCGTTCGCCGAGCGGCTTCGCCAGGCGGTGCCGGACCTGGCCCAAGGCGGTCTGGCCATCGATCTCGCGGGTCAGTCGGAGTTCGGTAGCCTGATCGGGCGAGAGGGGCGCCTGGTGCGGGTCGAGGTGGCAGGTCCCAGACTCGACGAGTCAGCACGCTGGGCCGACGCGATCAGAGCCAAGCTGGCTGGAGTCGCCAGCCTGGCAGACGTTCGCGATGCCTACGCCGGCACCCAGCCGACGATCGAAGTCACCCTCGACCGGGCGCAGATGGCCCGGCTCGGCATCACGGCCAGCCAGGTCGCCAACACGCTGGCGGGCGGACTGGGCGGCGTCAACTCGGGCGACTTTCGGGAGACCGACCGGCGGACCCCCATCCGGGTCCGGTTTACCGGTTCATTCAACGAAGACCTCCAGACCGCGCTGGCAATTCCGATCAGGGGTGTTCCAGTCGGACAACTGGTCTCCGTCAAGGATATTCGTGCCCCGATCGAGGTGGTGCGTATCAACCAGCGGCCCGTCAGCGTGGTCGAGGCAGTGGCCGAGGAAGGGGGGCTCAACCGTGCCACGCGCGACGTTCGACGCGCTCTTGAAGGCGTCGATCTGCCTCCCGGGGTCGACGTCACGCTGGGCGGTGCCGAGGCGGAGCAGCGGCGCACCACCAACCAGCTGATGCTGGTCGCTGTTCTCTCGGTGGCACTGGTGTTCCTGGTGCTCGCCGGCGAGTTCGCCTCGTTCACAACACCCCTTGTGGTTCTCCTCACCGTCCCCCTCGCGGGAGCTGGCGGCATCCTGCTTCTTTGGCTGACCGGTCAGAGCATCAATGCGGTGGCACTGATTGGCATCGTGGTGATGATCGGTATGGCAGACAATGAGGCCATCGTCAAGCTCGACGCGATCGGTCGGTTCCGCGAGCTGGGGCACTCGATCGAAGAGGCCATCGTGCTTGGCGGGCAGCAGCGGTTGCGCGCCATTGCCATGACCTCCATCACCACGATTGCCGGCGTGCTTCCGCTGGTGTTTGGCTGGGGTGCCGGTGGCGAGCTCTATCAGCCGCTGGCAGCCAGCGTCATCGGTGGCTCGATTA
- a CDS encoding efflux RND transporter periplasmic adaptor subunit codes for MKRSLAGAALLRTMIAVALPLFVVAGCKKAEPDSGSGDGEDGGESSTGSVTLPVVGQAVRQGDLVLSIVTTGQVRSDGVAMLKSETTGPITAVKVRPGDRVTQGQVLVEVDPRELDLAVEQAQASLDDAKLKVLDNIIGDSIVTGRAVTGERLRSAEIRAGLDRAKAELERAKLQRERATIVAPFSGVVDEVRVAVGERLSQGQDIGRIVDLSNLRVEASVLEHDLPLIRIGGDATVTAAAVADRPISGRIAAILPMVDSTTRAGRAVVRIGSNSVLRPGMYADVRLEATRLPGRVVVPSSAVIERDGRPLVFVARDGRAQWVYIFPGRSNGLETEVLPDSATGQIPVAAGDTVLIEGHLTLTHDAPVRMVARQERGTR; via the coding sequence GTGAAGCGAAGCCTAGCGGGCGCGGCGCTGCTGCGCACCATGATTGCCGTCGCGCTGCCGCTGTTCGTCGTGGCCGGCTGTAAGAAAGCCGAACCGGACAGCGGCAGCGGCGACGGCGAGGATGGTGGCGAGTCGAGCACCGGCAGCGTCACCCTTCCCGTGGTGGGCCAGGCGGTCCGTCAAGGCGACCTGGTGCTCTCGATCGTCACCACGGGCCAGGTGCGCTCCGACGGGGTCGCGATGCTCAAGAGCGAAACCACCGGGCCGATCACCGCGGTCAAGGTTCGTCCCGGCGATCGGGTCACCCAGGGCCAGGTACTGGTCGAAGTCGACCCGCGCGAACTCGACCTGGCAGTCGAGCAAGCCCAAGCCTCCCTCGATGACGCCAAGCTCAAAGTGCTCGACAACATCATCGGCGACTCCATCGTGACCGGCCGCGCGGTAACGGGCGAGCGGCTGCGCAGCGCCGAGATTCGGGCCGGCCTCGATCGCGCCAAAGCAGAGCTCGAGCGCGCCAAGCTGCAGCGGGAACGCGCCACCATCGTCGCGCCGTTCAGCGGGGTGGTCGACGAGGTCAGGGTCGCGGTCGGTGAGCGACTCAGCCAGGGCCAGGACATCGGGCGGATCGTCGACCTCTCGAACCTCCGAGTCGAGGCGTCGGTCCTCGAACACGATTTGCCGCTGATTCGGATCGGAGGTGACGCAACCGTCACCGCCGCTGCCGTGGCCGACCGTCCGATCAGCGGACGAATCGCGGCGATCCTGCCCATGGTCGACAGCACCACCCGGGCCGGTCGCGCCGTGGTGCGGATCGGAAGCAACAGCGTGCTTCGCCCCGGGATGTACGCCGACGTCCGCCTCGAAGCGACCCGGCTGCCCGGCCGCGTCGTGGTGCCGTCCTCCGCGGTGATCGAGCGCGACGGCCGGCCGCTCGTGTTCGTCGCACGCGACGGTCGGGCGCAGTGGGTCTACATCTTCCCCGGTCGCAGCAACGGCCTGGAAACCGAAGTTCTGCCCGACAGCGCGACCGGCCAGATCCCCGTCGCGGCGGGCGACACCGTGCTGATCGAAGGGCATCTGACGCTGACGCACGATGCGCCGGTGCGGATGGTTGCCCGCCAGGAACGCGGCACGCGGTAA
- a CDS encoding TolC family protein codes for MALRHIILAASLGVVILHPAHAQERRMTLQEALDRAERVDPQVIQALGTYRNTSAAVRTAYGQFLPDLRATATWGTSFSDGPSRLDPTTNEILPGGSTNSSLSLGASATYDLFTGFRRGRDLTAARASRAQADAAVDYQRAQNRLRTTRAFIDAAQTAQLVAVRREAIRRAEEQFQIAIARLATRAANVADSLTATVTLNEARLRLASEERQLAASEAGLGRLIGEDGRVSAVIDSSLFGAANVADTNALRAEALRQAPHVLRTEAAEDAAAANLSAAKSLYFPSLNLTANTSFAGSRLNEYQLYNSRSMNLGFSYPLFNRFQREQQIATRRSDYESAAAQAADARREVGATLTTQLAALRAAEIRVTTALANLDAARALVRVQLERYRIGSLTIDVLSRAQEQLDAAEAEAVRARFEYILAKAEIEALIGRTL; via the coding sequence ATGGCTCTAAGACATATCATTCTTGCCGCGTCCCTCGGCGTCGTGATCCTGCACCCAGCTCATGCGCAGGAGCGGCGGATGACCCTCCAGGAGGCCCTGGACCGGGCCGAACGGGTCGACCCCCAGGTCATCCAGGCGCTCGGTACCTATCGCAACACGTCGGCCGCGGTACGAACCGCCTACGGGCAGTTTCTCCCCGACCTCCGCGCGACGGCGACCTGGGGCACCAGCTTTTCCGACGGTCCGTCCCGCCTCGACCCAACGACCAACGAGATTCTGCCTGGCGGCTCCACCAATTCGAGCTTGAGCCTCGGTGCCAGCGCGACCTACGACTTGTTCACCGGCTTCCGCCGCGGACGCGACCTGACTGCTGCAAGAGCATCACGCGCCCAGGCCGACGCCGCCGTCGACTATCAGCGGGCCCAGAACCGCCTCCGCACCACGAGAGCGTTCATCGACGCGGCGCAGACGGCGCAGCTCGTCGCGGTGCGGCGGGAGGCCATCCGACGCGCCGAGGAGCAGTTTCAGATCGCGATTGCCCGGCTGGCGACCCGCGCCGCCAACGTCGCGGACTCGCTGACCGCCACGGTTACGCTGAACGAGGCCCGGCTTCGGCTGGCCTCCGAGGAACGACAACTTGCCGCGAGTGAGGCGGGGCTGGGTCGGCTGATTGGCGAGGACGGCCGGGTCAGCGCCGTAATCGATTCGTCGCTTTTCGGCGCCGCGAACGTGGCCGACACCAATGCCCTGCGCGCCGAGGCGCTGCGGCAGGCCCCGCACGTGCTGCGGACCGAAGCCGCCGAGGACGCGGCTGCGGCCAACCTGAGCGCTGCCAAGTCGCTCTACTTCCCGAGCCTCAATCTGACGGCCAACACCTCGTTTGCCGGCAGCCGTCTCAACGAGTATCAGCTCTACAACAGCCGCTCGATGAATCTCGGGTTCAGTTACCCGCTGTTCAATCGCTTTCAGCGCGAGCAGCAGATTGCCACGCGCCGCAGCGACTATGAGTCGGCCGCGGCTCAGGCCGCTGACGCCCGTCGCGAGGTGGGCGCCACCCTGACGACGCAGCTTGCAGCGCTCCGCGCGGCGGAGATTCGAGTGACCACGGCGCTGGCCAACCTCGATGCCGCCCGCGCCCTCGTTCGGGTCCAGTTGGAGCGGTACCGGATCGGGTCCCTGACCATCGATGTGCTGAGCCGGGCACAGGAGCAGCTCGACGCGGCCGAGGCCGAAGCGGTACGGGCCCGGTTCGAGTACATACTTGCCAAAGCCGAGATCGAAGCCCTGATCGGGAGGACGTTGTGA